TAATACGCATTTTCTTACACTTGAAATGCATCTCTTTCTATCTAATTTTCTTTGAAATTTCATAATTATTACACTTGAAATCAACCTCCCACCGTAATGATTAATATAGGATCAGTTACTTACACTTGAAATACACCTAAATTTAGTCAAAAAGATCTTGATACACTTGAAACCGACCCCTGTTAAACTATTTGAAGCACTTTTTTTCAAATATAGGGAACTCAAATAATGTAATTTTAATGGGGCATTTTTTTGACGTGGTGAAAATATTAAAAATACAATAATTTAGCCGACATTTTACACTGTTAACATCTTTAACATTATTAAGAGGAAAGTGGTGATTATGAATATTTTTGAGGAATTGGGTGAAAAAAAATCCGTGTTTAAGTTTAAAAAGTTTCTTGATCATAGATTTTTACCTGATAATCTCCCTCACAGGGAGGATCAGATTAAATCTGTTGCTAAATATTGGGTTGAGGCGTTAACTAATGTAACACCTCCTGATGTTACCATTTATGGTAAAACTGGAACTGGTAAAACAGCCGTTGCCAAATTTGCTAAGAAACAGTTGGATCAGGTTTCCAAAGAAAAAAATGTGAATGTTCGAGTGGAATACATTCGCTGCACTGATTTCACCACTGAATATCAAGTTATCGCACGTTTATGTCAACAGATGGGTCAAGATGTTCCTTACCGTGGTTGGACTAAGGCTGAAGTAATCAATTCATTTCGCAATCTTTTTAAGAAAAATGTTTTTGGTAATGATTTAATTTTGATGATTATTTTGGATGAAATAGATATATTATTGAAAAACGATGGTGACGGTCTGCTATACACTCTCACCAGAACTGACAACGTTTCCATTGCTTCTATTAGTAACTTTGTAGATTTTAAACAGTTCATTAAACCACGAGTTCGCAGCA
The DNA window shown above is from Methanobacterium sp. and carries:
- a CDS encoding AAA family ATPase, whose product is MNIFEELGEKKSVFKFKKFLDHRFLPDNLPHREDQIKSVAKYWVEALTNVTPPDVTIYGKTGTGKTAVAKFAKKQLDQVSKEKNVNVRVEYIRCTDFTTEYQVIARLCQQMGQDVPYRGWTKAEVINSFRNLFKKNVFGNDLILMIILDEIDILLKNDGDGLLYTLTRTDNVSIASISNFVDFKQFIKPRVRSSLRDREIVFPPYNAQQLVDILNERSELSFNNGVLHDEVIPLCAALAAKEEGDARYALDLLRTSGELADEKGTDMVYEDYVREAKDHIEHNKVTDIVMTLPSQQQKVLESLIFLTKRKEEITSGRLYDIYKDITKGDSVSYRRIFDFINELEMLGLISTKTVSRGRGKGRTNLITLQCEMELLEDAIWSG